In Campylobacter vulpis, a genomic segment contains:
- the gap gene encoding type I glyceraldehyde-3-phosphate dehydrogenase has translation MAIKVAINGFGRIGRCVARIITERDDLELVAINDTTDIELTKYLLKYDTVHGEFNASVELEDGDLLINNKKVKMFHTRDINELDFAKYGAELVFECTGAHLTQEKCQAFLNKGVQKVLMSAPAKDNTPTFVMGVNSHLYKGEAIISNASCTTNCLGPVCRVLQDNFGIEKGLMTTIHAYTNGQSIIDAKAKDKRRSRAAAQNIIPTSTGAAKAMRLVMPELDGKLHGQSMRVPVIDVSSVDLTALLSKKVSKEELNEAFRKASKTNLKGILAVDDEERVSSDFITSPFGAVVASDLTQVIGEDFVKIVAWYDNEWGYSSRLVDMAVYVMGA, from the coding sequence ATGGCGATAAAAGTTGCGATTAATGGTTTTGGGCGTATAGGAAGATGTGTAGCAAGAATCATCACAGAGCGTGATGATTTAGAGCTTGTAGCGATTAATGATACTACGGATATTGAGCTGACAAAATATCTTTTAAAATATGATACGGTGCATGGCGAATTTAATGCTAGTGTAGAGCTTGAAGATGGCGATTTACTCATTAATAACAAAAAAGTTAAAATGTTTCATACGCGTGATATTAACGAACTTGATTTTGCAAAATACGGTGCAGAGCTCGTTTTTGAATGCACGGGCGCACATTTAACACAAGAAAAATGTCAAGCCTTCCTAAATAAAGGAGTTCAAAAGGTCTTAATGTCTGCCCCCGCAAAGGATAATACCCCAACCTTTGTAATGGGTGTGAATTCTCATCTTTACAAAGGAGAAGCTATCATCTCTAACGCTTCTTGCACAACTAATTGCTTAGGTCCTGTTTGTAGGGTTTTACAAGATAATTTTGGCATAGAAAAGGGCTTGATGACAACCATACATGCTTATACAAATGGACAAAGCATCATTGATGCTAAGGCTAAGGATAAACGCCGTAGCCGTGCTGCTGCACAAAACATTATCCCAACCTCAACAGGAGCGGCAAAGGCTATGAGGCTCGTAATGCCAGAACTTGATGGCAAACTTCACGGACAAAGTATGCGTGTGCCTGTGATTGATGTCTCTAGCGTAGATTTAACCGCACTTTTAAGCAAAAAAGTAAGTAAAGAAGAACTCAATGAAGCCTTTAGAAAGGCAAGCAAGACAAATTTAAAAGGAATTTTAGCTGTCGATGATGAAGAAAGGGTTTCAAGTGATTTCATCACTTCGCCTTTTGGAGCTGTTGTGGCAAGTGATTTAACTCAAGTGATTGGGGAAGATTTTGTTAAAATTGTCGCTTGGTATGATAATGAATGGGGCTATTCTAGTCGCCTTGTCGATATGGCTGTTTATGTAATGGGGGCTTAA
- a CDS encoding phosphoglycerate kinase, with product MKSEIISIKDIDLAKKKVFIRCDFNVPQDDFLNITDDRRIRSAIPTIRYCLDNGCSVILASHLGRPKEISTKYSLEPVAKRLSRLMSKEVLLAKDVVGEDAKKKAQNLGASEILMLENLRFEKGETKNDENLAKELASMAEIYINDAFGVCHRAHASVEAITRFFDVKAAGFLLQKEIKFADNLLRHPARPFVAVVGGSKVSGKLQALINLLPKVDKLIIGGGMAFTFLKALGYDIGNSLLEEELLEDARAIMKRGRELGVKIYLPVDVAVARTCSSESFMSYVPTQEIPSGFMGLDIGPASGKLFREALADAQTIWWNGPMGVFEIEKFAKGSLKMAHFIGDSHATTIIGGGDTADVVARSGEADEMTFISTGGGASLELIEGKELPGVKPLRGE from the coding sequence ATGAAGAGTGAAATTATCTCCATTAAAGATATAGATTTAGCTAAAAAAAAGGTTTTTATAAGATGTGATTTTAATGTCCCTCAAGATGATTTTTTAAATATCACTGATGATAGACGCATAAGATCAGCTATCCCTACCATACGCTACTGCCTTGATAATGGTTGCAGTGTGATTTTAGCTTCGCACTTAGGACGCCCAAAAGAAATCAGCACAAAATACTCCCTAGAACCTGTGGCAAAAAGACTTTCAAGGCTTATGAGTAAAGAAGTGCTTTTAGCTAAAGATGTCGTGGGTGAAGACGCGAAAAAAAAGGCACAAAATTTAGGAGCAAGTGAAATTTTGATGCTTGAAAATTTACGCTTTGAAAAGGGCGAAACGAAAAACGATGAAAATTTAGCCAAAGAACTTGCCTCTATGGCGGAAATTTATATTAACGATGCCTTTGGAGTATGTCATAGAGCGCATGCAAGTGTAGAGGCGATTACAAGATTTTTTGATGTCAAAGCGGCGGGTTTTTTACTTCAAAAAGAGATTAAATTTGCCGACAATCTTTTACGCCACCCCGCTCGTCCTTTTGTCGCTGTCGTGGGAGGCTCAAAGGTAAGCGGAAAGCTTCAAGCCCTTATCAATCTCTTACCAAAAGTCGATAAACTCATCATAGGTGGAGGTATGGCTTTCACTTTTTTAAAGGCTTTGGGCTATGATATAGGAAATTCGCTTTTAGAAGAAGAATTACTCGAAGATGCAAGAGCAATTATGAAAAGAGGTAGAGAATTAGGTGTGAAAATTTACCTCCCTGTCGATGTAGCTGTGGCAAGGACTTGTTCAAGCGAATCTTTTATGTCCTATGTCCCAACGCAAGAAATTCCCAGTGGTTTTATGGGACTTGACATAGGACCTGCTAGTGGGAAGCTTTTTAGAGAAGCTTTAGCCGATGCACAAACGATTTGGTGGAATGGACCTATGGGCGTTTTTGAGATAGAAAAATTTGCTAAAGGTTCTTTAAAAATGGCACATTTCATAGGCGATAGCCACGCTACGACCATCATAGGAGGAGGCGATACGGCTGATGTTGTTGCAAGAAGTGGCGAGGCTGATGAGATGACTTTCATCTCCACAGGAGGTGGGGCAAGTTTAGAACTAATCGAGGGCAAAGAACTTCCGGGTGTGAAACCTTTGCGAGGCGAGTGA
- a CDS encoding triose-phosphate isomerase gives MIFAANLKCNHTRASFELYLKALNETLGTHNNNIFVFPPSVAFSQKESFFTQGTQNFYPCINGAFTGELGKEHLDEFGIKCVLIGHSERRIYENEALIKAKFDFAKKQGWQIFLCIGEDLKTKQESKTKDFLKKQLENLDLAYEKLIIAYEPIYSIGTGVSAKNEDIGEILDFLHTLTKAPLLYGGSVNENNIKEILKINHCGGVLVGSAALKVENFITLIKGSK, from the coding sequence ATGATTTTTGCTGCAAATTTAAAGTGTAATCACACAAGAGCCTCTTTTGAACTTTATCTCAAAGCTTTAAATGAGACTTTAGGCACACACAATAATAATATTTTCGTCTTTCCTCCTAGTGTAGCCTTTTCACAAAAAGAAAGCTTTTTTACGCAAGGGACGCAAAACTTCTACCCTTGCATTAATGGAGCTTTCACAGGAGAGCTAGGTAAGGAACATTTAGATGAATTTGGCATTAAATGCGTTTTAATAGGACATAGCGAGAGAAGAATTTATGAAAATGAAGCGTTAATAAAGGCAAAATTTGATTTTGCTAAAAAGCAAGGATGGCAAATTTTTCTTTGCATAGGAGAGGATTTAAAGACAAAGCAAGAGAGCAAAACAAAAGATTTTTTAAAAAAACAGCTTGAAAATTTGGATTTAGCTTATGAAAAACTCATCATTGCTTATGAGCCGATTTACTCCATAGGCACAGGCGTAAGTGCTAAAAATGAGGACATAGGGGAAATTTTAGATTTTTTACACACACTCACAAAAGCGCCTTTGCTTTATGGAGGAAGTGTTAATGAAAATAATATTAAGGAAATTTTAAAAATTAATCATTGTGGCGGAGTTTTAGTAGGCTCTGCGGCTTTAAAAGTGGAAAATTTCATCACATTAATAAAGGGGTCAAAATGA
- the fabI gene encoding enoyl-ACP reductase FabI, with protein MIMQGKKGLIVGVANNKSIAYGIAKACAAQGATLAFTFLNEALKKRVEPIAAEFNSNFVYELDVNNATHLENLTSLIKKDLGELDFIVHAVAYAPKEALENSFLQTSKEAFDIAMQTSVYSLLSLTRAVLPVLRDNGSILTLSYLGGVKYVPHYNVMGVAKAALESSVRYLARDLGERGIRVNAISAGPIKTLAASGIGDFRMILRYNEINAPLKRNVSIEDVGNSAMYLLSDLASGVTGEIHYVDAGYNIMGMGDVTKNEEGQTILCWDKNGQ; from the coding sequence ATGATTATGCAGGGTAAAAAAGGCTTGATAGTTGGCGTAGCAAATAACAAATCCATAGCTTACGGCATAGCTAAAGCTTGTGCGGCACAAGGGGCAACTTTGGCTTTTACCTTTTTAAACGAAGCTTTGAAAAAACGCGTTGAACCTATCGCCGCGGAATTTAACTCAAATTTTGTTTATGAACTTGATGTGAATAACGCCACGCATTTAGAAAATCTCACTTCTTTAATTAAGAAAGATTTAGGTGAGCTTGATTTTATCGTGCATGCCGTGGCTTACGCTCCTAAAGAAGCTTTAGAAAATTCTTTTTTACAAACGAGTAAAGAGGCTTTTGATATAGCAATGCAAACCTCTGTTTATTCTCTACTTTCACTCACAAGGGCTGTTTTGCCTGTGCTAAGGGATAATGGCTCTATTTTGACTCTAAGTTATTTAGGTGGGGTGAAATATGTCCCACATTATAATGTTATGGGCGTTGCAAAGGCAGCTTTGGAAAGCTCTGTGAGATATTTGGCTAGAGATTTAGGAGAGCGTGGAATTCGTGTCAATGCCATCTCCGCAGGTCCCATTAAAACCCTAGCTGCAAGTGGGATAGGTGATTTTAGAATGATTTTAAGATATAATGAAATTAACGCCCCACTAAAACGCAATGTTAGCATAGAAGATGTAGGAAATTCGGCGATGTATTTGCTAAGCGATTTAGCAAGTGGGGTTACAGGCGAAATTCATTATGTCGATGCGGGATATAACATTATGGGTATGGGTGATGTAACTAAAAATGAAGAGGGTCAAACCATACTTTGCTGGGATAAAAATGGACAATAA
- a CDS encoding hydrogenase small subunit translates to MDNNALKACLEKRLANLKGGEKRMINEASVATMLKHLGISSELLNLACEYFSLAPKLNVIWLHLAECTGCSESLLRSEKPDLAEFIFEFFSLNYHETLMLANGTKAEECLEKAMKEEFVLIVEGAVAPIDTFYLSIGAEGKSGYELLQSVADKAQIIFAVGTCSSYGGIQAAYPNPTKTCGISQVLSQKVIQIPGCPPSDVNIVATLAFYALFGEAPELDDKNRPKWSYGKCLHDMCERKAKFESGIFAESFDDVAAKNGACLFKVGCKGPYTYNNCPKVKFNAKTSWPVAAGHGCIACSEENFWDDFGFYEKPMANAFAYAKIKRENELILENKNLTLSALKDEINEDELIFYLKESLQILIKKEETLELLNFNFEANLKCALTNLAKNKLGLSLLENYKKSFPKQYAFIEANFDENSKISNDIWEFFGLSYILAKGEFLKDKRHFIEAAQNYAFKHASPYDFKLSVKEDGVKLDLNKSLRMSLIYLCGGLELEGIAFSLLSALAKSLKEIQKNYADKRLILSVDESLNQPFLHQILS, encoded by the coding sequence ATGGACAATAACGCCCTTAAAGCGTGTTTAGAAAAACGCCTTGCAAATTTAAAAGGCGGAGAAAAAAGGATGATTAACGAAGCAAGTGTGGCGACTATGCTTAAGCATCTTGGTATCTCTAGTGAGCTTTTAAACCTTGCTTGCGAGTATTTTTCTCTAGCACCTAAACTTAATGTCATCTGGCTTCACTTAGCAGAATGCACAGGTTGTAGCGAAAGTTTGCTAAGAAGTGAAAAGCCTGATTTGGCAGAATTTATTTTTGAATTTTTTTCTCTCAATTATCACGAAACCTTAATGCTTGCTAATGGCACTAAGGCTGAAGAGTGCCTAGAGAAAGCTATGAAAGAAGAATTTGTCCTTATCGTTGAGGGGGCGGTCGCACCCATAGATACCTTTTATCTTAGCATAGGTGCGGAGGGTAAAAGTGGCTATGAACTTTTACAAAGCGTTGCAGACAAAGCTCAAATCATTTTCGCCGTAGGCACTTGCTCTTCTTATGGTGGGATACAAGCTGCCTATCCTAATCCTACAAAAACTTGTGGAATTTCACAAGTTTTAAGTCAAAAAGTCATTCAAATTCCAGGCTGTCCGCCGAGCGATGTGAATATCGTCGCCACTTTAGCTTTTTATGCGCTTTTTGGTGAAGCACCAGAACTTGATGATAAAAATCGTCCCAAATGGTCTTATGGAAAGTGTTTGCACGATATGTGCGAGAGAAAGGCGAAATTTGAAAGTGGAATTTTTGCTGAAAGTTTTGACGATGTAGCAGCTAAAAATGGGGCGTGTTTGTTTAAAGTAGGCTGTAAAGGACCCTATACTTATAATAATTGCCCTAAGGTTAAATTTAATGCTAAAACTTCTTGGCCTGTGGCAGCAGGACATGGTTGCATTGCTTGTAGTGAGGAGAATTTTTGGGACGATTTTGGCTTTTATGAAAAACCTATGGCAAATGCTTTTGCCTACGCAAAAATTAAGAGAGAAAATGAGCTGATTTTAGAAAATAAAAATTTAACTTTAAGTGCCTTAAAAGATGAAATAAATGAAGATGAGTTGATTTTTTATCTTAAAGAAAGCTTACAAATTTTAATCAAAAAAGAAGAGACTTTAGAGCTTTTAAATTTCAATTTTGAAGCGAATTTAAAATGTGCTTTGACAAATTTGGCTAAAAATAAACTAGGGCTTAGTTTGCTTGAAAATTACAAAAAAAGCTTTCCTAAGCAATATGCTTTCATCGAAGCAAATTTTGATGAAAATTCAAAAATCTCTAATGATATTTGGGAATTTTTTGGTTTAAGTTACATTTTGGCTAAGGGGGAATTTTTAAAGGATAAAAGGCATTTTATTGAAGCGGCACAAAATTACGCCTTTAAGCACGCTAGCCCTTATGATTTTAAGTTAAGCGTTAAAGAAGATGGCGTAAAGCTTGATTTAAATAAATCTTTAAGAATGAGTTTGATTTATCTTTGTGGGGGGCTTGAGCTTGAGGGAATTGCCTTTTCTTTACTTAGTGCTTTAGCTAAAAGTTTAAAAGAAATTCAAAAAAATTATGCAGATAAAAGGCTTATTTTAAGCGTAGATGAAAGCTTAAATCAGCCCTTTTTGCATCAAATTCTAAGTTAG